The Aequorivita sublithincola DSM 14238 genome window below encodes:
- a CDS encoding TonB-dependent receptor — MKIIINLLFIFLTSVSIAQTSTIVGKLTDTDYNNEPLPFANIFLKGTTKGITSDIDGLYSLDNIEPGTYTVVYSFVGYETVEIPDVKIIADKVTNIDVPMGASAAALDEVVIKTTTRRESAVVLLLEQKKAVGITQSIGAEDLARKGVSDAEGAVTKVTGIKKQAGVKNIFVRGLGDRYNSTTLNELPLPSEDPEYKNISLDFLSSDVIESVGINKTFSVPLYGDVAGANINIVSKELTGPGSLQFSISPEVNSRAIGKQFLMMDNAKYIGNIHNVHVPITDLKLHAFDNNFKPNTQNAQLNSSYSLSGGKRFDIGNNRLSLFFVGNFDNKYEYRKGTADRINAAGGYNQEFSKTEYNYHVSKLAMANVKWRFPNGDYIAANSMFIKNNSQSVADYYGLKAGLTENDEPENPIRAFIRRQQENENNLFVNQLLTSLTLNEKLSLEAGASYNTIRGYEPDRRTNTYVIDVNADVAKAASGSALNNRFYSNLEENDLAGKLYLDYELNGKNENTNNSRIRLGYNYRDTDRTFNYTQLNYILDSPAVVDIDNPDISLFNQQSLNNGIFRLTTNRGDGRDGKDPFIPFSYDGKRTIHSGLGEVSYDFSNSFSANVGVRYEKVKQEVLFDTNLATTNDPNTDPSLIDENFVLPSFNLKYNFTENSIVRLAGSKTYTLPQFKEVAPFLYEDVSFNSFGNPDLLTADNYNLDLKYEYYFSPGEIVAVTGFYKNIKNAINRIEVNSAAGELSYVNTGDATIAGVELELRKNILKLSTDSNTEKTLTFGLNASYLYSNQKLEDVPTDNLTVRFTNKEDELEGSSPFILGSDLTLNLKKKKSGITSSVVFNYNSKSIYSLGTGGDDANPGSGKNNIMLSAIPTLDFINKISINENFGIKLNIKNILDPEYKLTQEVNNIGVPNASLPNGQEVPVETYKRGVVFSAGVSYSF; from the coding sequence ATGAAAATAATTATAAACCTTTTATTCATCTTTTTAACGTCAGTTTCAATAGCGCAAACAAGCACTATTGTAGGAAAACTTACAGATACAGATTACAATAACGAACCCTTGCCTTTTGCAAATATTTTTCTGAAAGGAACCACTAAAGGAATAACTTCAGACATTGATGGTTTGTATTCTTTGGATAATATTGAACCAGGAACGTACACCGTGGTTTACAGCTTTGTGGGTTATGAAACAGTTGAAATTCCCGATGTAAAAATTATTGCAGATAAAGTAACAAATATTGATGTGCCGATGGGTGCGAGTGCTGCTGCTTTAGATGAAGTGGTAATAAAAACCACAACGCGTCGAGAAAGTGCTGTTGTCTTATTATTGGAACAAAAGAAAGCAGTTGGAATTACCCAATCCATCGGAGCGGAAGATCTGGCCCGAAAAGGCGTTAGCGATGCTGAAGGTGCTGTGACCAAAGTAACAGGAATTAAAAAACAAGCTGGCGTAAAAAACATTTTTGTTCGCGGTTTAGGAGACCGTTACAATTCTACAACTTTAAATGAATTGCCGCTGCCTTCCGAAGATCCTGAATACAAAAATATTTCGTTGGACTTTTTGTCTAGCGATGTTATTGAAAGCGTGGGCATCAACAAAACATTTTCAGTTCCTCTTTACGGCGATGTTGCGGGAGCCAATATAAATATTGTGAGCAAAGAACTTACAGGGCCGGGAAGTTTGCAGTTTTCAATTTCTCCGGAAGTGAATTCGCGTGCCATTGGAAAGCAATTTTTAATGATGGACAATGCCAAATACATTGGCAATATTCACAATGTACACGTTCCGATTACAGATTTGAAGTTACATGCTTTTGATAACAACTTTAAACCAAACACTCAAAACGCGCAGCTTAATTCCAGTTATTCCCTTTCTGGCGGAAAGCGTTTTGATATTGGGAACAATAGGTTAAGTCTTTTCTTCGTGGGGAATTTTGACAATAAATATGAATATCGAAAAGGAACTGCAGATAGGATTAATGCCGCGGGTGGCTACAATCAAGAATTCAGCAAAACAGAATATAACTACCACGTTTCAAAACTGGCGATGGCAAATGTTAAATGGCGTTTTCCGAATGGAGATTATATTGCGGCAAACAGTATGTTCATAAAAAACAACAGCCAAAGTGTTGCCGATTATTACGGATTGAAAGCCGGACTTACCGAAAATGACGAACCTGAAAATCCGATTCGTGCTTTTATAAGAAGACAGCAGGAAAACGAAAACAACCTTTTTGTAAACCAGCTTTTAACTTCGCTTACTCTTAACGAAAAATTGAGCTTAGAGGCGGGCGCTTCCTATAACACAATCCGTGGTTATGAGCCGGATAGAAGAACCAATACGTATGTTATTGACGTAAATGCAGATGTTGCCAAAGCGGCTTCGGGCAGTGCGCTTAACAACCGCTTTTATTCAAATCTTGAAGAAAACGATTTGGCTGGAAAGCTCTATTTGGATTATGAATTGAATGGAAAAAATGAAAACACAAACAATAGCCGAATCCGTTTGGGTTATAATTATAGAGATACGGACAGAACGTTTAATTACACGCAGCTAAATTATATTTTAGACAGCCCAGCTGTGGTTGATATTGACAATCCAGACATTTCGCTTTTTAACCAGCAATCTTTAAATAATGGAATTTTTAGATTGACTACCAATCGTGGGGATGGTCGCGATGGGAAGGATCCTTTCATTCCTTTTTCTTACGACGGAAAACGAACAATCCACTCGGGATTGGGTGAAGTGAGTTATGATTTTTCGAATAGCTTTTCAGCAAACGTTGGCGTTCGTTACGAAAAAGTAAAGCAGGAAGTACTTTTTGACACCAACCTCGCAACAACAAATGATCCAAACACAGATCCTTCATTAATTGATGAAAACTTCGTGTTGCCAAGTTTCAATTTGAAATATAATTTCACCGAAAACAGCATCGTGCGTTTGGCGGGAAGCAAGACTTATACCCTTCCACAGTTTAAGGAAGTAGCGCCGTTTCTTTACGAAGACGTAAGTTTCAACAGTTTTGGTAATCCAGATTTATTGACGGCGGATAACTATAATCTCGATTTGAAATACGAATACTATTTCAGCCCAGGTGAAATTGTTGCGGTTACTGGTTTCTACAAAAATATTAAAAACGCTATAAACCGTATTGAAGTGAATTCTGCCGCTGGCGAACTTTCATACGTAAACACTGGTGATGCAACTATTGCTGGAGTTGAGCTTGAATTGCGAAAAAACATTCTGAAACTTTCTACTGATTCAAATACTGAAAAAACGTTGACTTTCGGTTTGAACGCTTCCTATTTGTATTCAAACCAAAAACTGGAAGACGTTCCAACGGATAATCTTACAGTGCGTTTTACCAATAAAGAAGATGAATTGGAAGGTTCTTCGCCTTTCATTTTAGGATCAGATTTAACGCTGAATTTAAAAAAGAAAAAAAGTGGAATTACGAGCTCCGTAGTTTTCAACTACAACAGCAAAAGTATTTACTCTTTAGGAACTGGCGGCGATGATGCCAATCCAGGTTCTGGAAAGAACAACATTATGCTTTCGGCCATCCCAACGTTGGATTTCATCAACAAAATTTCCATCAATGAAAACTTCGGAATTAAACTTAACATTAAAAACATATTAGATCCTGAGTACAAATTAACGCAAGAAGTAAACAATATTGGTGTGCCAAACGCTTCATTGCCCAACGGGCAGGAAGTTCCGGTGGAAACCTATAAAAGAGGCGTGGTTTTTAGCGCTGGGGTTTCCTATTCATTTTAA
- a CDS encoding deoxyguanosinetriphosphate triphosphohydrolase, translating into MQWEQLLSLRKQGDKNKRLRIEENETRLGFEVDYDRVIFSSAFRSLQDKTQVIPLSKTSFVHTRLTHSLEVSVVGRSLGRIVGKELLKKHPQLQTSHGYQFNDFGAIVAAAALAHDIGNPPFGHSGEKAIGDYFLNGNGKRFKNQLTEKGYQDLVDFEGNANGFKILTESKDGVQGGLRLTYATLGAFMKYPKQSLPKKPTTHVADKKFGVFQSETEFFGEVVSELGLLNRNSDGFARHPLTFLVEAADDICYTIIDFEDGINLGLIEEEIALEYLINLVRNSLKKEVYSGLKTSQNRLAYLRSLAINTLIAEAASIFIENEEEILKGTFSESLLDRSQYQAQISDIIKISVEKVYQSTEVMEKEIAGYTILSTLLDAFTTAYENHNNENARQYDKLLLRMFEYDLSKNQSVYEYLMECCSYISRLTDGNALQIFQKIKGNL; encoded by the coding sequence ATGCAATGGGAACAACTGCTTTCGCTACGGAAGCAAGGCGACAAAAACAAACGTTTGCGAATAGAGGAAAACGAAACCCGTTTAGGTTTTGAAGTAGATTATGATCGCGTGATTTTTTCTTCAGCTTTTAGAAGTTTGCAGGATAAAACGCAAGTTATTCCACTTTCAAAAACTTCTTTTGTTCACACACGATTGACGCATAGTTTGGAAGTTTCTGTTGTTGGCCGTTCCTTGGGAAGAATTGTAGGAAAAGAACTTCTGAAAAAACATCCACAGTTACAGACTTCTCACGGATATCAATTTAACGATTTTGGAGCGATTGTAGCCGCCGCCGCTTTGGCGCACGACATTGGCAATCCACCTTTCGGGCATAGCGGCGAAAAGGCGATTGGCGATTATTTTTTGAATGGAAATGGCAAACGTTTTAAAAATCAACTTACTGAAAAAGGATATCAGGACTTAGTAGATTTTGAAGGAAATGCCAATGGCTTCAAGATTTTAACTGAATCTAAAGATGGTGTTCAAGGTGGACTAAGACTTACTTATGCCACATTAGGTGCGTTTATGAAATATCCTAAACAATCGCTTCCTAAAAAACCTACTACACATGTTGCTGACAAAAAATTTGGAGTTTTTCAAAGTGAAACGGAATTTTTTGGCGAGGTAGTTTCTGAGTTAGGTCTTTTAAATAGAAATAGTGATGGTTTTGCGCGTCATCCGCTTACATTTCTCGTAGAAGCTGCGGACGATATTTGTTACACAATTATAGATTTTGAAGACGGCATTAATTTAGGTTTGATTGAAGAAGAAATAGCGCTAGAATATTTAATTAATTTAGTTCGAAATAGTTTAAAGAAAGAAGTTTATTCAGGTTTAAAAACTTCGCAGAATAGATTGGCTTATCTACGTTCACTTGCCATAAACACATTAATTGCCGAAGCTGCATCTATATTTATAGAGAATGAAGAAGAAATTCTGAAAGGCACTTTTTCCGAATCTCTGCTGGATAGAAGTCAATATCAAGCTCAAATCTCAGACATTATAAAGATAAGTGTTGAAAAAGTGTACCAAAGCACTGAAGTAATGGAAAAGGAAATTGCTGGTTACACAATATTGTCAACGCTGTTAGATGCTTTCACCACTGCTTATGAAAATCATAACAATGAAAATGCTCGTCAATACGATAAATTATTATTGAGAATGTTTGAGTACGACCTTTCTAAAAACCAATCGGTTTATGAATATTTAATGGAATGTTGTAGTTACATTTCTCGATTAACTGATGGCAATGCACTTCAAATTTTTCAAAAAATAAAGGGGAATCTTTAA
- a CDS encoding T9SS-dependent M36 family metallopeptidase: MKKITYLLFLLAFNFSFAQDYSSVVKSYLQNNRSQLALQAQDIADVSIATQSFSKSLKANTVYVEQRYQGILVFNSTSPFVLRNGAVTSAKVSFVQNLTLKVNATTPSVTPNMAIMKAAAALGLDTPSNLTLLETGIDNSYTYSNGTISLENIPVQLVYQNLEATNSLKLAWNLSIYLLNADHHYNVRIDALTGELLETNDWVSQCELPDFGVNHNHGLKNNESILFENNTSANKNALVDAQYRVFALPLRNPDGGPDTLVINPENATASPFKWHDTDGVTGAEFTITRGNNVYAYLDLCDTNSGDSPDGGPSLNFDFPFNLPQSPANFRDASTVNLFYLNNVIHDVMYQYGFDEASGNFQQNNYGNGGNGNDSVNAEAQDGGGTNNANFGTPPDGSNPRMQMYIWTGGAGGPITDIFTINGGPLAGTYGGTPANFGGGIPLNLTGDLVLIEDDNSGPSTDPNDGCDNITNGGALNGKIVVIRRGECEFGFKVLAAENNGAAAVIIVNNVAGDPPLMGGGVVGCQVSIPAFAVSDVVGEPIITQLVSGSVNGTINGTNVPIALDGDLDTEIVVHEYGHGISNRLTGGRFNTNCLGNEEQMGEGWSDYFATVMTIYNGDTGATPRPMGSYASGDPNGIRTYPYSTNFAVNPHTYDDIKTEVAPHGVGSVWAAMLWEMTWDLITQYGFDSDIYNGNGGNNIALQLVIDGLKLQPCSPGFVDGRDAILEADQLANGGANRCIIWRAFARRGLGLSATQGSSNSKSDGTEAFDVPVDCQLGVNDTGSLNNFIIYPNPSKGEINITSRFDVGNTTISIFDINGRKVFTQQVNLQNTTSINASGLNTGIYLIKIESAERSQTSKLIIN; the protein is encoded by the coding sequence ATGAAAAAAATTACCTACTTACTATTTCTGTTAGCTTTCAATTTTTCTTTCGCGCAAGATTATTCTTCCGTAGTAAAGTCATATCTGCAGAATAATAGATCACAATTAGCATTGCAAGCTCAGGATATTGCAGATGTTAGCATCGCAACTCAGAGTTTTTCAAAAAGCCTGAAAGCGAATACTGTTTATGTTGAACAGCGTTATCAAGGCATTTTGGTGTTTAATTCTACTTCACCTTTTGTTTTACGAAATGGCGCCGTTACTTCAGCAAAAGTTTCTTTTGTTCAAAATTTAACTTTAAAAGTAAATGCCACAACTCCTTCTGTTACTCCTAATATGGCAATAATGAAGGCAGCCGCGGCATTGGGGCTCGACACTCCCTCAAATTTAACTTTACTTGAAACTGGTATTGACAATTCTTACACTTATTCCAACGGAACTATTTCTTTAGAAAACATTCCCGTACAATTGGTTTATCAAAATTTAGAAGCTACAAACAGCCTAAAACTAGCATGGAATTTGAGTATCTATTTATTGAATGCAGACCATCATTATAATGTGCGTATTGACGCACTTACTGGTGAACTATTGGAAACTAATGATTGGGTGTCTCAATGCGAGCTACCGGATTTTGGAGTAAACCACAATCATGGATTAAAAAATAACGAAAGTATTTTGTTTGAAAACAATACTTCAGCCAATAAAAATGCGCTTGTAGATGCCCAATATAGAGTTTTTGCATTACCATTAAGAAACCCTGACGGTGGTCCTGATACTTTAGTAATCAACCCTGAAAATGCTACCGCGTCTCCATTTAAATGGCACGACACTGATGGTGTTACAGGTGCAGAATTCACAATTACAAGAGGAAACAATGTTTATGCATATTTAGATTTGTGTGATACAAATTCAGGAGATTCACCCGATGGTGGACCTTCTTTGAATTTTGATTTTCCATTCAATTTACCCCAATCTCCAGCAAATTTTAGAGATGCTTCTACGGTAAATTTATTTTATTTGAATAACGTTATTCACGATGTAATGTATCAATATGGCTTTGATGAAGCCAGTGGAAACTTTCAGCAAAACAACTATGGAAACGGTGGCAACGGGAATGATTCGGTAAATGCAGAGGCTCAAGACGGCGGCGGAACCAACAATGCAAACTTTGGTACTCCACCAGACGGAAGCAATCCAAGAATGCAAATGTATATATGGACTGGTGGCGCTGGAGGGCCTATTACAGATATTTTTACAATTAATGGTGGACCATTGGCAGGAACTTATGGTGGTACTCCAGCAAATTTTGGTGGGGGAATTCCACTAAACCTAACTGGTGATTTGGTTTTAATTGAAGATGACAATTCTGGTCCTTCTACAGATCCAAATGACGGATGCGACAATATTACCAATGGCGGTGCCCTAAACGGAAAAATTGTAGTAATAAGAAGAGGTGAGTGCGAATTTGGATTTAAAGTTTTGGCAGCTGAAAACAATGGTGCCGCTGCTGTAATAATAGTAAACAATGTAGCAGGAGATCCACCTCTTATGGGCGGTGGCGTAGTAGGATGCCAAGTTTCTATTCCAGCGTTTGCCGTTTCTGATGTAGTTGGAGAGCCAATAATTACGCAGTTAGTGTCTGGATCTGTTAACGGAACAATAAATGGAACAAATGTACCAATTGCCCTTGATGGCGATCTTGACACTGAAATAGTAGTCCACGAATATGGCCACGGAATATCAAACAGACTTACTGGTGGAAGATTTAACACTAATTGTTTGGGTAATGAAGAACAAATGGGCGAAGGCTGGAGCGATTATTTCGCAACGGTTATGACCATTTATAATGGAGACACGGGAGCAACTCCTAGACCAATGGGATCTTATGCCTCCGGTGATCCTAATGGAATTAGAACTTATCCTTATAGCACCAATTTTGCCGTAAACCCTCATACCTATGATGATATAAAAACAGAAGTTGCCCCGCACGGAGTAGGGTCAGTATGGGCAGCGATGCTTTGGGAGATGACTTGGGATTTAATAACTCAATATGGTTTTGACTCAGATATATATAATGGTAATGGCGGAAATAACATTGCTTTGCAATTAGTAATAGATGGATTAAAACTACAACCATGTAGCCCAGGATTCGTAGATGGAAGGGACGCAATCCTTGAAGCAGACCAATTGGCTAACGGTGGCGCAAACCGATGCATTATTTGGCGTGCTTTTGCCAGACGAGGTCTTGGACTAAGTGCAACTCAAGGAAGTTCAAATAGTAAATCAGACGGTACCGAAGCTTTTGATGTACCTGTTGATTGTCAATTGGGAGTAAATGATACTGGTAGTTTAAACAATTTCATTATCTATCCAAACCCATCCAAAGGTGAAATAAATATAACATCCAGATTTGATGTTGGCAACACAACCATATCAATTTTCGATATAAATGGAAGAAAAGTATTTACACAACAAGTAAATCTTCAAAATACTACAAGTATAAACGCCAGTGGTCTTAATACCGGAATTTATTTGATAAAGATAGAAAGTGCTGAAAGGTCACAAACTTCGAAATTGATTATCAACTAA
- a CDS encoding T9SS-dependent M36 family metallopeptidase: MKKVLYLLIIFAVNVSFAQDYSSVIKSYLQQNRTQYSLQQQDISGISIASQTSSKSMKVQTVYAEQRHQGIKLYNSVSPFVIKNGAVVSANLSFTENIAAKVNSTAPSISAVNAISKAATALGIQNPSNLKLLETTSNTSYIFSNGGISLENIPVELVYQKMDETGALKLSWDLSIYLLDASHYYNVRIDALTGELLDTNDWVVSCNYEGSHSHSNAGSLLFSNNKVSNSSRTMGDGSSYRVFPLPLIAPNEGVDQLVIDPSDATASPFGWHDWDGSPGAEFTETKGNNVLANEDKNGNNGAGATAEGGTTLTFDFPFNLPEAPNNYLDAAITNLFYMNNMMHDIFYLYGFDEESGNFQKNNYGNPGLGNDFVVADAQDGSGSNNANFSTPPDGGAPRMQMYLWSAPGAVLGTLLTVNDGSLAGIYYGADSNFAPALPTSPITANLAVLTDNAGDPHDGCDPVTNGSELNGKIVLIRRGSCAYKDKTIAAQNEGAVAIIVVNDVPLEPLKMGGNGSGVTIPAIMIYQSDGEALITALLNGDTISATLRDDGSGNDPFQRDGDLDNVIIAHEYGHGISNRLTGGPSASSCLQNDEQMGEGWSDYFGLMLTMKPGDAGTDYRGIGTYAIGEGVSGRGIRTKFYNTDFAVNDFTYNNIKTQAVPHGVGSVWATMLWDLTWDLIDQYGFDPDVKNGTGGNNIALQLVIDGLKLQPCSPGFVDGRDAILEADQLTNGGANRCIIWRAFAKRGLGESATQGSSSSRSDGVEAFDVPTDCIVGVSEFGNLENNFIVYPNPSNGAITIKSRSDVGEATIAIFDMNGRKVFNQKVELQESATINASGLTSGIYLMQINSADRSQTTKLIIN; the protein is encoded by the coding sequence ATGAAAAAAGTTCTCTACTTACTTATCATTTTTGCAGTAAACGTTTCGTTCGCGCAAGATTACAGCAGCGTGATAAAATCGTATCTTCAACAAAACCGAACGCAGTATTCGCTTCAACAGCAGGATATTTCGGGTATTTCAATTGCTTCGCAGACTTCATCAAAAAGTATGAAAGTTCAAACTGTTTATGCGGAACAACGCCACCAAGGCATTAAATTGTACAATTCTGTTTCGCCATTTGTTATAAAAAATGGAGCAGTTGTTAGCGCTAATCTTTCTTTTACGGAAAATATTGCCGCAAAGGTTAACAGCACTGCACCATCAATATCTGCAGTAAATGCAATATCTAAAGCTGCAACCGCCTTGGGTATTCAAAACCCTTCAAACCTTAAATTATTGGAAACAACTTCCAATACGAGTTACATTTTTTCCAACGGAGGCATTTCTTTAGAAAATATTCCAGTAGAACTTGTTTATCAAAAGATGGATGAAACGGGAGCTTTAAAGCTTTCTTGGGATTTGAGCATTTATCTTTTAGATGCATCACATTACTATAATGTTCGTATAGATGCTCTTACAGGAGAATTATTGGACACAAACGATTGGGTAGTGAGCTGTAATTATGAAGGTTCACATTCACACTCTAATGCAGGTAGCTTACTTTTTTCAAACAACAAAGTAAGTAATTCAAGTCGCACAATGGGAGATGGTTCTTCCTACCGTGTTTTTCCATTACCATTAATTGCACCAAACGAAGGTGTAGATCAATTGGTTATTGACCCATCTGATGCCACTGCCTCTCCATTTGGATGGCATGATTGGGATGGTAGTCCTGGAGCAGAATTTACTGAAACAAAGGGAAACAATGTTTTGGCAAACGAAGATAAAAATGGAAATAATGGTGCTGGCGCAACTGCTGAAGGTGGCACAACTCTAACATTCGATTTTCCTTTCAACCTACCTGAAGCTCCAAACAACTATTTAGATGCTGCTATTACCAATTTGTTCTACATGAACAATATGATGCACGACATTTTTTACCTTTACGGTTTTGATGAGGAAAGCGGAAACTTTCAAAAAAACAATTATGGCAATCCTGGACTTGGAAATGATTTCGTAGTTGCAGATGCACAAGATGGAAGTGGATCAAATAACGCAAACTTCTCTACACCTCCAGATGGCGGAGCTCCTAGAATGCAAATGTATCTTTGGAGTGCTCCTGGAGCAGTTTTAGGAACTTTACTAACAGTAAATGACGGCTCTTTAGCTGGCATTTATTATGGGGCGGATTCCAATTTTGCACCAGCATTACCAACTAGTCCAATTACCGCAAATCTTGCAGTACTAACGGATAATGCCGGCGATCCTCACGATGGTTGTGATCCTGTAACTAATGGAAGTGAATTAAACGGGAAAATCGTCCTAATAAGAAGAGGAAGCTGTGCTTATAAGGACAAGACAATCGCCGCCCAAAATGAAGGTGCGGTTGCTATTATAGTTGTGAATGACGTTCCATTAGAACCTCTTAAAATGGGAGGGAATGGTTCTGGAGTTACAATACCTGCAATTATGATATACCAATCAGATGGAGAAGCACTTATAACTGCACTTCTTAACGGAGATACTATTAGCGCTACTTTGCGTGACGATGGTAGTGGAAATGATCCTTTCCAAAGAGATGGTGATCTGGATAATGTTATAATTGCTCACGAATACGGTCACGGTATATCCAATCGTCTAACTGGAGGTCCTAGCGCATCAAGCTGTCTGCAAAACGACGAACAGATGGGTGAAGGATGGAGTGATTACTTTGGTTTGATGTTAACTATGAAGCCAGGTGACGCTGGAACCGATTATCGTGGAATAGGTACTTATGCCATTGGCGAAGGAGTATCGGGAAGAGGTATTAGAACCAAATTCTATAATACAGATTTCGCTGTTAACGATTTTACATACAATAATATTAAAACACAAGCCGTTCCACACGGAGTTGGCTCAGTTTGGGCAACCATGCTATGGGATTTAACGTGGGATTTAATAGATCAATATGGCTTTGACCCAGACGTTAAAAATGGAACTGGCGGTAATAATATTGCTCTTCAACTTGTTATTGATGGTTTGAAGCTGCAACCTTGTAGCCCTGGGTTTGTAGATGGACGTGATGCTATTTTGGAAGCAGACCAGCTTACTAATGGTGGAGCCAATAGATGTATAATCTGGCGTGCTTTTGCCAAGAGAGGTCTTGGAGAAAGTGCTACTCAAGGAAGCAGCAGCAGCAGATCTGATGGTGTTGAAGCTTTTGACGTTCCTACAGATTGTATAGTCGGTGTTTCTGAATTCGGAAACCTTGAAAATAACTTTATAGTTTATCCTAACCCTTCAAATGGAGCAATTACTATTAAATCTCGCTCTGATGTTGGAGAAGCTACAATAGCTATCTTTGATATGAACGGTAGAAAAGTTTTCAACCAAAAAGTTGAACTTCAAGAAAGCGCAACTATCAACGCTTCTGGTCTTACTTCAGGTATTTACTTGATGCAGATTAATAGTGCTGATCGTTCTCAAACAACTAAATTGATAATCAACTAA
- a CDS encoding nucleoside deaminase has translation MSVIDPFDDTYFMKRAMQEAEAAYEKGEIPIGAIIVIKNQIIARSHNLTETLNDVTAHAEMQAITAAANYLGGKYLIDCTLYVTIEPCQMCAGALFWSQISNIVYGARDEQRGCISMNTQLHPKTIMKGGVMADEASQLLKHFFIEKRNLN, from the coding sequence TTGAGCGTAATAGATCCTTTTGACGATACTTATTTTATGAAACGCGCCATGCAAGAAGCGGAAGCGGCTTATGAAAAGGGAGAAATTCCAATAGGTGCGATAATAGTTATAAAAAACCAGATTATTGCCCGATCTCATAATCTAACCGAAACATTGAATGATGTTACTGCCCACGCCGAAATGCAAGCCATTACCGCAGCAGCGAACTATTTAGGAGGAAAATATTTGATTGATTGTACGCTGTATGTAACTATTGAACCTTGCCAAATGTGCGCAGGAGCTTTGTTTTGGAGCCAAATTTCGAATATTGTTTATGGCGCAAGAGATGAGCAACGAGGCTGTATTTCAATGAATACTCAATTGCATCCAAAAACTATTATGAAGGGAGGAGTGATGGCTGATGAAGCTTCGCAACTGCTAAAACATTTCTTTATTGAAAAGAGAAATTTAAATTAG